One part of the Phaenicophaeus curvirostris isolate KB17595 chromosome 2, BPBGC_Pcur_1.0, whole genome shotgun sequence genome encodes these proteins:
- the PPP3R1 gene encoding calcineurin subunit B type 1 — MGNEASYPLEMCSHFDADEIKRLGKRFKKLDLDNSGSLSVEEFMSLPELQQNPLVQRVIDIFDTDGNGEVDFKEFIEGVSQFSVKGDKEQKLRFAFRIYDMDKDGYISNGELFQVLKMMVGNNLKDTQLQQIVDKTIINADKDGDGRISFEEFCAVVGGLDIHKKMVVDV, encoded by the exons ttgatGCGGATGAGATAAAACGACTAGGAAAGAGATTTAAGAAGCTTGATTTGGACAACTCTGGCTCTTTGAGTGTGGAAGAGTTCATGTCTTTACCTGAATTGCAACAGAATCCATTAGTACAGCGAGTAATAGATATATTTGACACAGACGGAAATGGAGAAGTGGACTTCAAAG AATTTATAGAAGGAGTCTCCCAGTTCAGTGTCAAAGGAGACAAGGAACAGAAGTTGAGGT TTGCTTTTCGCATTTATGATATGGACAAAGATGGTTACATCTCGAATGGAGAGCTCTTCCAGGTGCTGAAGATGATGGTTGGGAACAATCTCAAAGACACTCAGTTACAGCAAATTGTAGATAAAACCATAATTAATGCAGATAAGGATGGTGATGGAAGAATATCCTTTGAAGAATTCTGTGCT GTTGTAGGAGGCTTAGATATCCACAAAAAGATGGTCGTAGATGTGTGA